The DNA sequence GTGAGGGCGCCGTGCCGTGAGGCGCCTCCGCCATGACCACGTCGGGGTTAAGTTGCTCGTCAAAGCTAATGAGCATCGATTCGGCGCCGGCAATCGAGCCGAACAGCTGCAGCACCATGTCGCTCAAGCAGTCGCCGTCGCGGTTGAGTGCGGGAATGACGAGCGGGTCGTCGCCGTGACTGTTTAACAAAAGCGCATATGTGGCATCGATCAGTTGCGGTTCATAGGCGACTTCTGGGTATCTTTCACTCGCCGCGTCCATTTCCTCTTTCAGCATACCTTCGTACACGGGGCTAACGGTAAACTTCGGTCCGCCGAATACTTTGGCATTCATTTTTTTGGCGTGGCGAAAGGCGTACTCGGCCACCGCGCGGCACGTCTTTCGGTCAATCGTTTCGGTGCGGTAGGCGATTTCATCGTCGCCGCTCCCTTCGCGCCACTCCTTGGCGCCGTAAGCATCGCCGACGGCCATGCGGATGACTGAAATCGGAGCGAACGTTCCGCCGATGGGACGAATGCCCGGAATACGGCGGCCAGTGCGCACGATCACTTTTCCGTCGATCTCTTTGCGCAAAAT is a window from the Numidum massiliense genome containing:
- a CDS encoding isocitrate/isopropylmalate family dehydrogenase; its protein translation is MASKKTVVVMKGDQTGQELLDEALRVLHPDVIGFEIGFDEYDLSLENRRNTSNEVVHDAARAMTKHGFGIKAATITPEAKSDIGSPNAILRKEIDGKVIVRTGRRIPGIRPIGGTFAPISVIRMAVGDAYGAKEWREGSGDDEIAYRTETIDRKTCRAVAEYAFRHAKKMNAKVFGGPKFTVSPVYEGMLKEEMDAASERYPEVAYEPQLIDATYALLLNSHGDDPLVIPALNRDGDCLSDMVLQLFGSIAGAESMLISFDEQLNPDVVMAEAPHGTAPSLFGKNLANPMAMILAAASMLTYFGDKQATTASRAIYEATIEAVKEGTRTADLHGSATMTEFTNEVISKVQTKLDVWSTIEGF